A region from the Triticum aestivum cultivar Chinese Spring chromosome 3D, IWGSC CS RefSeq v2.1, whole genome shotgun sequence genome encodes:
- the LOC123079348 gene encoding putative H/ACA ribonucleoprotein complex subunit 1-like protein 1 yields the protein MRPPRGGGGFRGRGGDRGGRFGGGGRGGGGRGRFGGGGGGFRDEGPPAEVVEVSTFLHACEGDAVTKLTNEKVPYFNAPIYLQNKTQIGKVDEIFGPINESYFSVKMFEGVIATSYNEGDKFFIDPMKLLPLSRFLPQPKGSTPRGGGRGGRGGGRGGFGGRGGFRGRGAPRGRGPPRGGGRGFRGRGRF from the exons ATGCGGCCACCGAGAGGCGGCGGAGGTTTCCGCGGACGCGGCGGCGACCGAGGTGGCCGCTTCGGtggaggcggccgcggcggcggcggtaggggccgcttcggtggaggcggcggcgggttCCGCGACGAGGGCCCTCCAGCCGAGGTCGTCG AGGTGTCGACGTTCCTGCACGCCTGCGAGGGGGACGCGGTAACGAAGCTGACGAACGAGAAAGTGCCCTACTTCAACGCGCCCATATACCTCCAGAACAAGACCCAGATCGGCAAAGTCGACGAGATCTTCGGCCCCATCAACGAATCA TATTTCTCGGTCAAGATGTTCGAGGGAGTCATTGCAACATCTTACAACGAAGGTGACAAGTTCTTCATTGACCCCATGAAGCTGCTGCCCCTCTCACGCTTCCTGCCGCAGCCAAA GGGCTCGACTCCAAGAGGTGGTGGTCGCGGTGGAAGAGGTGGTGGTCGCGGTGGATTTGGTGGCCGTGGTGGATTCCGTGGAAGAGGTGCACCAAGGGGTCGTGGACCTCCCAGGGGTGGAGGGCGTGGTTTCAGAGGACGAGGCAGATTCTAG
- the LOC123079350 gene encoding probable myosin-binding protein 6 isoform X2 produces MGTRMTVLRRLPIALSSALLEWILMLLLFIDAVYSFLITRFARLCKLPVPCPFCSRLDHVLGNEEPCFYRELICKTHKSELSSLAFCRLHQKLVGAESMCDGCSSSSLAPKVKQNNNDNTDEPAVDVDVLNTTQGGDDVLHSPLTRICSCCAQHFEQRSVSLFSQKSGEIQYAKSPKICTDYPVSWQLDESFETKDIYHQSDHTSHERYSALQMTSDSEVEVPCADDGRDSPPHEAYDMEKRDFQEDAVFEIPGVPHPEVAKPSEMNVQEEQKVTDSGDACSADHVPNYDPDSVISGSQMEAEDISSRRRASQHDPLIAIEELSLEDATVPQIPVAPVDELPKIIGETESCQRTNDSIVDPYTSQFTILEQHYAVAADKNIKEAQGGEITAISSGMFHQRSTLANDPVTSEQVPKDYHYVASEETYPKDNFGDIPVSQVGVDSETPAEVEDNPKKAEWTGDTGINGLTSHDPSSSTSKDLPAKDAKEPHIPPVAARSNGEVSQGLDAIEEHPQTIETVAERRPSLSTQISMNEAYNLAIGMSGFPSPTLTDVILGKGSSASVNGELRLLLSQLSASRGLEATWLDPGPSPRTYGRGDDLIVQNITRRISLERNVSGLESLDGSIISEMEGESTIDRLRRQIDLDRKSIHLLCRELEEERNAAAIAANQALAMITRLQDEKAAMQMEASHYQRMMEEQAEYDGEALAEANELLAQREDQIQELEAELEKCWTQSGGGGPTEKEDNQLPFEEQHSTAALLEDERAYISESLRKLEKKLHLYSNNNTSTDLSNSDAIEGTQESILLAKGEADLSTFQEEISSLNKRLKTLEGDRDFLEHSINSLKNGKEGAQFIREIACNLRELRAIAIESK; encoded by the exons ATGGGAACAAGGATGACAGTCCTGCGACGATTGCCCATCGCACTGTCATCGGCATTGCTCGAGTGGATCTTGATGCTTCTGCTATTCATCGACGCAGTTTACTCCTTCCTCATCACCAGATTTGCCCGTCTCTGCAAACTACCGGTACCTTGTCCGTTCTGCTCAAGGCTAGATCATGTCCTCGGCAATGAGGAACCATGCTTCTACAGGGAACTGATCTGCAAAACTCACAAGTCAGAGCtctcatccttggccttctgccgCCTACACCAGAAACTTGTGGGCGCGGAAAGTATGTGCGATGGATGCAGCAGTAGCTCACTTGCTCCAAAAGTGAAAcaaaacaacaatgacaacacaGATGAGCCCGCCGTGGATGTCGATGTACTCAATACTACTCAGGGGGGTGATGATGTGTTACATTCTCCTCTTACAAGAATTTGTTCATGTTGTGCACAACATTTTGAACAACGGAGCGTATCGCTGTTCTCTCAGAAGAGTGGAGAGATCCAATATGCTAAGTCACCAAAGATTTGCACGGATTATCCTGTATCATGGCAACTGGACGAATCATTTGAAACCAAAGACATTTACCACCAGAGTGATCATACATCTCATGAGAGATACAGTGCTCTACAGATGACATCTGACTCCGAGGTTGAGGTTCCTTGTGCTGATGATGGCAGAGATTCTCCCCCTCATGAAGCCTATGATATGGAAAAGAGAGACTTTCAGGAAGATGCAGTTTTTGAGATACCAGGTGTTCCACACCCTGAGGTGGCCAAGCCATCTGAAATGAATGTTCAGGAAGAACAAAAAGTGACTGACTCCGGTGATGCATGTTCGGCAGATCATGTTCCCAATTATGACCCTGACAGTGTGATTAGTGGGAGCCAGATGGAAGCAGAGGACATCTCGTCCAGAAGACGAGCATCACAGCATGACCCTCTAATTGCCATTGAAGAGTTATCTTTAGAAG ATGCCACTGTTCCCCAAATTCCAGTTGCACCAGTTGATGAGTTACCTAAGATTATTGGTGAAACTGAATCATGTCAGAGGACGAATGACAGCATCGTCGATCCATATACATCTCAATTCACAATACTCGAACAACACTATGCTGTTGCAGCGGACAAAAATATAAAAG AAGCTCAGGGGGGAGAAATCACTGCTATATCAAGTGGCATGTTTCACCAGAGAAGCACATTGGCTAATGATCCAGTTACAAGTGAACAAGTACCCAAGGACTATCACTATGTTGCTTCAGAAGAAACATATCCGAAAG ATAATTTCGGGGATATCCCCGTTTCACAGGTTGGTGTCGATTCAGAAACTCCTGCTGAAGTTGAAGATAATCCTAAAAAAGCTGAATGGACTGGTGATACCGGAATAAATGGACTGACATCACATGATCCTTCCAGTTCAACTTCCAAAGATTTGCCAGCAAAAG ATGCGAAAGAGCCTCATATACCACCAGTTGCTGCCAGATCAAATGGTGAGGTATCTCAGGGTCTTGATGCCATTGAGGAACATCCCCAAACAATTGAAACGGTTGCTGAAAGGAGACCATCTCTTAGCACTCAGATTAGCATGAACGAAGCCTACAATCTTGCCATTGGCATGAGTGGTTTCCCATCCCCAACCTTGACTGATGTGATTCTTGGAAAAGGCTCTTCGGCTAGTGTAAATGGAGAACTAAGGCTACTGCTTTCACAACTCTCGGCTTCCAGGGGGCTCGAGGCAACTTGGCTTGATCCAGGCCCTAGCCCACGCACATATGGGCGTGGTGATGATTTGATAGTGCAGAACATAACAAGAAGAATCTCGCTCGAGAGAAATGTTTCTGGTCTGGAATCACTGGACGGAAGCATTATCAGCGAAATGGAAGGTGAGAGCACCATCGACCGGCTGAGACGACAGATTGATCTAGACCGGAAGTCGATACACCTCCTCTGCAGGGAGCTGGAAGAAGAGAGGAATGCTGCGGCGATCGCTGCAAACCAAGCACTGGCCATGATCACCAGGCTGCAGGATGAGAAGGCTGCAATGCAGATGGAAGCGTCTCATTACCAGAGGATGATGGAGGAGCAAGCAGAGTACGATGGCGAAGCGCTCGCTGAAGCTAACGAGCTACTTGCTCAAAGAGAAGATCAAATACAGGAATTGGAAGCCGAGCTTGAAAAGTGCTGGACACAGTCTGGAGGCGGAGGGCCAACAGAGAAAGAAGACAATCAGCTCCCCTTTGAAGAACAACATAGCACTGCAGCTTTGCTTGAAGATGAGAGGGCATACATATCAGAAAGtttgaggaagctggagaagaagcttcACTTGTACTCCAACAACAATACTTCTACAGATTTATCAAATTCAGATGCTATAGAGGGGACACAAGAGTCCATTCTCTTGGCTAAGGGGGAGGCTGACCTATCCACATTTCAAGAGGAAATCTCGAGCTTGaataaaagattgaagactctaGAAGGAGACCGCGATTTCCTCGAGCACAGCATAAACTCCCTTAAGAATGGAAAAGAAGGCGCACAATTCATAAGGGAAATTGCCTGCAACCTCAGAGAACTCCGAGCTATTGCCATTGAGAGCAAATAG
- the LOC123079350 gene encoding probable myosin-binding protein 6 isoform X1 yields the protein MGTRMTVLRRLPIALSSALLEWILMLLLFIDAVYSFLITRFARLCKLPVPCPFCSRLDHVLGNEEPCFYRELICKTHKSELSSLAFCRLHQKLVGAESMCDGCSSSSLAPKVKQNNNDNTDEPAVDVDVLNTTQGGDDVLHSPLTRICSCCAQHFEQRSVSLFSQKSGEIQYAKSPKICTDYPVSWQLDESFETKDIYHQSDHTSHERYSALQMTSDSEVEVPCADDGRDSPPHEAYDMEKRDFQEDAVFEIPGVPHPEVAKPSEMNVQEEQKVTDSGDACSADHVPNYDPDSVISGSQMEAEDISSRRRASQHDPLIAIEELSLEDATVPQIPVAPVDELPKIIGETESCQRTNDSIVDPYTSQFTILEQHYAVAADKNIKEEAQGGEITAISSGMFHQRSTLANDPVTSEQVPKDYHYVASEETYPKDNFGDIPVSQVGVDSETPAEVEDNPKKAEWTGDTGINGLTSHDPSSSTSKDLPAKDAKEPHIPPVAARSNGEVSQGLDAIEEHPQTIETVAERRPSLSTQISMNEAYNLAIGMSGFPSPTLTDVILGKGSSASVNGELRLLLSQLSASRGLEATWLDPGPSPRTYGRGDDLIVQNITRRISLERNVSGLESLDGSIISEMEGESTIDRLRRQIDLDRKSIHLLCRELEEERNAAAIAANQALAMITRLQDEKAAMQMEASHYQRMMEEQAEYDGEALAEANELLAQREDQIQELEAELEKCWTQSGGGGPTEKEDNQLPFEEQHSTAALLEDERAYISESLRKLEKKLHLYSNNNTSTDLSNSDAIEGTQESILLAKGEADLSTFQEEISSLNKRLKTLEGDRDFLEHSINSLKNGKEGAQFIREIACNLRELRAIAIESK from the exons ATGGGAACAAGGATGACAGTCCTGCGACGATTGCCCATCGCACTGTCATCGGCATTGCTCGAGTGGATCTTGATGCTTCTGCTATTCATCGACGCAGTTTACTCCTTCCTCATCACCAGATTTGCCCGTCTCTGCAAACTACCGGTACCTTGTCCGTTCTGCTCAAGGCTAGATCATGTCCTCGGCAATGAGGAACCATGCTTCTACAGGGAACTGATCTGCAAAACTCACAAGTCAGAGCtctcatccttggccttctgccgCCTACACCAGAAACTTGTGGGCGCGGAAAGTATGTGCGATGGATGCAGCAGTAGCTCACTTGCTCCAAAAGTGAAAcaaaacaacaatgacaacacaGATGAGCCCGCCGTGGATGTCGATGTACTCAATACTACTCAGGGGGGTGATGATGTGTTACATTCTCCTCTTACAAGAATTTGTTCATGTTGTGCACAACATTTTGAACAACGGAGCGTATCGCTGTTCTCTCAGAAGAGTGGAGAGATCCAATATGCTAAGTCACCAAAGATTTGCACGGATTATCCTGTATCATGGCAACTGGACGAATCATTTGAAACCAAAGACATTTACCACCAGAGTGATCATACATCTCATGAGAGATACAGTGCTCTACAGATGACATCTGACTCCGAGGTTGAGGTTCCTTGTGCTGATGATGGCAGAGATTCTCCCCCTCATGAAGCCTATGATATGGAAAAGAGAGACTTTCAGGAAGATGCAGTTTTTGAGATACCAGGTGTTCCACACCCTGAGGTGGCCAAGCCATCTGAAATGAATGTTCAGGAAGAACAAAAAGTGACTGACTCCGGTGATGCATGTTCGGCAGATCATGTTCCCAATTATGACCCTGACAGTGTGATTAGTGGGAGCCAGATGGAAGCAGAGGACATCTCGTCCAGAAGACGAGCATCACAGCATGACCCTCTAATTGCCATTGAAGAGTTATCTTTAGAAG ATGCCACTGTTCCCCAAATTCCAGTTGCACCAGTTGATGAGTTACCTAAGATTATTGGTGAAACTGAATCATGTCAGAGGACGAATGACAGCATCGTCGATCCATATACATCTCAATTCACAATACTCGAACAACACTATGCTGTTGCAGCGGACAAAAATATAAAAG AAGAAGCTCAGGGGGGAGAAATCACTGCTATATCAAGTGGCATGTTTCACCAGAGAAGCACATTGGCTAATGATCCAGTTACAAGTGAACAAGTACCCAAGGACTATCACTATGTTGCTTCAGAAGAAACATATCCGAAAG ATAATTTCGGGGATATCCCCGTTTCACAGGTTGGTGTCGATTCAGAAACTCCTGCTGAAGTTGAAGATAATCCTAAAAAAGCTGAATGGACTGGTGATACCGGAATAAATGGACTGACATCACATGATCCTTCCAGTTCAACTTCCAAAGATTTGCCAGCAAAAG ATGCGAAAGAGCCTCATATACCACCAGTTGCTGCCAGATCAAATGGTGAGGTATCTCAGGGTCTTGATGCCATTGAGGAACATCCCCAAACAATTGAAACGGTTGCTGAAAGGAGACCATCTCTTAGCACTCAGATTAGCATGAACGAAGCCTACAATCTTGCCATTGGCATGAGTGGTTTCCCATCCCCAACCTTGACTGATGTGATTCTTGGAAAAGGCTCTTCGGCTAGTGTAAATGGAGAACTAAGGCTACTGCTTTCACAACTCTCGGCTTCCAGGGGGCTCGAGGCAACTTGGCTTGATCCAGGCCCTAGCCCACGCACATATGGGCGTGGTGATGATTTGATAGTGCAGAACATAACAAGAAGAATCTCGCTCGAGAGAAATGTTTCTGGTCTGGAATCACTGGACGGAAGCATTATCAGCGAAATGGAAGGTGAGAGCACCATCGACCGGCTGAGACGACAGATTGATCTAGACCGGAAGTCGATACACCTCCTCTGCAGGGAGCTGGAAGAAGAGAGGAATGCTGCGGCGATCGCTGCAAACCAAGCACTGGCCATGATCACCAGGCTGCAGGATGAGAAGGCTGCAATGCAGATGGAAGCGTCTCATTACCAGAGGATGATGGAGGAGCAAGCAGAGTACGATGGCGAAGCGCTCGCTGAAGCTAACGAGCTACTTGCTCAAAGAGAAGATCAAATACAGGAATTGGAAGCCGAGCTTGAAAAGTGCTGGACACAGTCTGGAGGCGGAGGGCCAACAGAGAAAGAAGACAATCAGCTCCCCTTTGAAGAACAACATAGCACTGCAGCTTTGCTTGAAGATGAGAGGGCATACATATCAGAAAGtttgaggaagctggagaagaagcttcACTTGTACTCCAACAACAATACTTCTACAGATTTATCAAATTCAGATGCTATAGAGGGGACACAAGAGTCCATTCTCTTGGCTAAGGGGGAGGCTGACCTATCCACATTTCAAGAGGAAATCTCGAGCTTGaataaaagattgaagactctaGAAGGAGACCGCGATTTCCTCGAGCACAGCATAAACTCCCTTAAGAATGGAAAAGAAGGCGCACAATTCATAAGGGAAATTGCCTGCAACCTCAGAGAACTCCGAGCTATTGCCATTGAGAGCAAATAG